In Populus nigra chromosome 10, ddPopNigr1.1, whole genome shotgun sequence, the following proteins share a genomic window:
- the LOC133704248 gene encoding transcription factor MYB106-like — protein MVKSQCFEKVGLKKGPWTPEEDQKLLAYIEEHGHGSWRALPAKAGLRRCGKSCRLRWTNYLRPDIKRGKFNLQEEQSIIQLHALLGNRWSAIATHLPKRTDNEIKNYWNTHLKKRLDKMGIDPVTHKPKADSFGSGGGHSKGAASLSHMAQWESARLEAEARLVRESKLSVPNPPKNMLGSAVSAQVSNKGSAPPTERPRCLDVLKAWQGVVFSMFSVGSTDSLESPTSTLNFSENALAIPLIGVQKNPTTTLAFATNNATCNRGTTASEFDRGNQLECFEKLKDPAQVKRNLDSSMAIHDISPYAGDHNAWFVDSSASENAPMGNIIDGFPEILVCNSLDPNPTCSGENINDCYAGSLEDNYWNSLLNLVDASPTGSSVF, from the exons ATGGTTAAGTCTCAATGCTTTGAGAAGGTGGGACTGAAGAAAGGGCCATGGACTCCTGAAGAAGACCAGAAGCTTTTGGCTTACATCGAAGAGCATGGGCATGGAAGCTGGCGAGCCTTGCCTGCCAAAGCTG gactTCGAAGATGCGGGAAGAGCTGTAGACTCAGGTGGACCAACTACCTTCGGCCAGATATCAAGAGAGGAAAGTTTAATTTGCAGGAAGAACAATCAATCATTCAGCTTCATGCTCTTCTTGGAAACAG GTGGTCAGCCATTGCTACTCACTTGCCGAAAAGAACCGATAACGAGATCAAGAATTACTGGAACACACATCTTAAGAAAAGATTAGACAAAATGGGCATTGATCCTGTGACACACAAGCCAAAAGCTGATTCTTTCGGCTCAGGAGGTGGCCATTCCAAGGGTGCTGCCAGTTTAAGCCACATGGCTCAATGGGAGAGTGCTCGACTAGAGGCAGAAGCCAGATTGGTCCGTGAGTCAAAGTTAAGTGTACCTAATCCTCCCAAAAACATGCTAGGCTCTGCAGTTTCAGCTCAAGTCTCCAACAAAGGTAGTGCACCTCCAACAGAAAGACCACGGTGTCTTGATGTACTCAAAGCATGGCAAGGGGTCGTCTTCAGCATGTTCTCGGTAGGCAGCACTGACTCTCTCGAGTCTCCAACATCCACATTGAATTTCTCAGAAAATGCATTAGCCATCCCACTCATTGGAGTTCAGAAAAATCCAACCACCACACTAGCTTTTGCCACAAATAATGCTACATGCAACAGAGGGACTACGGCCAGTGAATTTGATAGGGGAAACCAGTTGGAGTGCTTTGAGAAACTGAAAGATCCAGCACAAGTGAAACGAAATTTGGACAGTTCAATGGCAATTCATGATATAAGCCCGTATGCCGGCGATCATAATGCGTGGTTTGTTGACTCTTCAGCGAGTGAAAACGCACCTATGGGGAATATCATTGATGGATTTCCGGAAATTTTAGTGTGTAATTCTCTGGACCCCAACCCGACCTGTTCTGGAGAGAATATTAATGATTGCTATGCTGGTAGTCTTGAAGATAATTATTGGAATAGCTTACTCAATCTGGTGGATGCTTCTCCAACTGGGTCATCTGTATTTTGA